In the Arachis ipaensis cultivar K30076 chromosome B10, Araip1.1, whole genome shotgun sequence genome, one interval contains:
- the LOC107620921 gene encoding zinc finger BED domain-containing protein RICESLEEPER 3-like, which yields MNSETVSNLVTTGVGSEAAPVKVDEPSSKRLRPATSDVWNFFKKLGLDKDGVECAECKGCKKVFKAGDKRYGTSTIKRHLDSCTQIKHEDIGQTIAELQLKMGSLKIDSGVARDMFAGYVVAGDKPFNMVDDRRFRNWVKYISPPLKLPSRNTVKADIVKVHKREAAELKKILVSIPNRICLTFDLWTSRFELSSKIFTLLTEWKVDKKIFSITLDNASSNDTCVEHLKMYKIREGIKFLRKSESRMVKFKECFEDIEGLEYTTALCLDVPIRWNSLYAMLASAIPYKKAFEMYKLILMNSLKNDEVLIRNMGEKMMINFKKYWKEYSVVLAFGAVLDPRFKLNTLVHCYNEIDPISAKDKVEHVKSKLYKLFEVYDQNSSTTVESFSQLSSNFSQATSFAIETQLIKIVGDLMSRNQEAEVKSGKNQLDIYLSEATLFCNDAIIDVLQWWKDNHHRFPTLSLMARDLLSIPITTVASESTFSMGSHDLNKYRSRLLSDNVEAVICTRNWICGYDDFEEDKDQEDIAKGEGYSSGVGSNDVIDLYEDEDKN from the exons ATGAATTCTGAAACTGTGAGTAACCTTGTTACTACTGGAGTTGGTTCTGAGGCTGCTCCGGTCAAGGTTGATGAACCTAGTTCGAAAAGGCTGAGACCAGCAACCTCTGATGTTTGGAATTTTTTCAAAAAGCTCGGTCTAGATAAGGATGGAGTAGAATGTGCTGAGTGTAAAGGATGCAAGAAAGTGTTTAAAGCTGGAGATAAGCGATATGGCACTTCTACTATAAAACGGCATCTTGATAGTTGTACTCAAATTAAGCATGAAGATATTGGTCAGACTATAGCAGAATTGCAACTTAAAATGGGTTCACTTAAGATTGATTCAGGAGTGGCTAGAGATATGTTTGCTGGGTATGTAGTTGCTGGGGATAAGCCTTTTAATATGGTTGATGATAGGAGATTTAGAAATTGGGTGAAATATATTAGTCCACCTTTGAAACTTCCTTCTAGGAATACGGTTAAGGCTGACATAGTGAAAGTCCACAAGAGAGAAGCTGCggaacttaaaaaaattttagtttccATTCCAAATAGAATTTGCTTAACATTTGATCTTTGGACTTCCA GATTTGAATTGTCTTCTAAAATCTTTACGCTTTTGACTGAGTGGAAAGTTGATAAAAAGATTTTTTCCATTACTTTGGATAATGCTTCTTCTAATGATACTTGTGTTGAACATTTGAAAA TGTATAAGATTAGAGAGGGTATTAAGTTTCTGAGAAAATCTGAAAGTCGAATGGTTAAGTTTAAAGAATGTTTTGAAgatattgagggacttgagtataCGACTGCATTATGTTTAGATGTTCCTATTAGGTGGAATTCACTTTATGCAATGCTTGCAAGTGCTATTCCTTATAAGAAAGCTTTTGAGATGTATAAA CTTATTTTAATGAATAGTTTGAAGAATGATGAAGTGCTTATAAGGAACATGGGAGAAAAAATGATGATTAATTTCAAGAAATATTGGAAAGAATACAGTGTTGTTCTTGCATTTGGGGCAGTTCTTGATCCTAGATTTAAACTCAACACTTTGGTTCATTGCTATAATGAGATTGATCCTATTAGTGCTAAAGACAAAGTGGAGCATGTGAAGAGTAAGTTATACAAGCTTTTTGAGGTTTATGACCAAAATTCCTCTACAACTGTAGAGAGTTTTTCCCAACTTTCAAGTAATTTTTCTCAAGCAACATCTTTTGCAATTGAAACTCAGCTTATTAAAATTGTTGGT GATTTGATGTCCCGTAATCAAGAAGCTGAAGTGAAAAGTGGAAAGAACCAACTGGATATTTATTTGAGTGAGGCAACATTATTTTGCAATGATGCAATCATTGATGTTTTGCAATGGTGGAAAGACAACCATCATCGTTTTCCAACACTATCACTAATGGCACGAGATTTGTTGAGCATTCCTATTACTACCGTGGCTTCAGAATCTACATTTAGCATGGGTTCTCATGATTTGAATAAGTATAGAAGTCGTTTGTTGTCAGATAATGTTGAAGCGGTGATTTGCACCAGAAATTGGATATGTGGATATGATGATTTTG AGGAAGATAAAGATCAAGAAGATATTGCAAAAGGAGAAGGCTATTCTTCAGGAGTTGGTTCCAATGATGTTATTGACTTATATGAAGATGAAGATAAAAATTAA